One Acidobacteriota bacterium DNA window includes the following coding sequences:
- a CDS encoding sugar ABC transporter ATP-binding protein → MPLLEARNLTKSYAGVHALKTASFELRAGEVHALIGENGAGKSTLIKIITGAVQNDGGSVKLDGQPILDNSPQLAKSLGIAAIYQQPALFPELTVAENIALGVEQVSSWHPINWKARHARAAELLAQVGAKISTDVLARELTMPQQQLVEIARALGANARVLIMDEPTASLSEEDTQNLFRVIGELRARGVGIIYISHRLDELPIIADRVTVLRDGVTIETRQMMDVDRQELIRLMVGRELSAVFPKREVPLGETVLEVSNLICHAAGICDISFSVRAGEILGLAGLVGAGRTELARTLFGLTPANGGEIRLRGQRVSISSPDQAAELGIAYVPEDRRRHGVILDMPISANTTLASLKQLARLGFLDFDAEQEVAADYAVRLGVKTPALFATAGTLSGGNQQKVALSRWLATKPSLLILDEPTQGIDVGAKSEIHSLMCDLAEQGMAILMISSELPEILGMSDRIAVMHAGKIAATFDRAEANQQAILSVALGHG, encoded by the coding sequence ATGCCCTTGCTCGAAGCCAGAAATTTGACCAAATCTTACGCCGGAGTTCATGCGTTGAAAACGGCTTCGTTTGAACTGCGCGCCGGAGAAGTGCATGCCCTGATTGGCGAAAATGGCGCAGGCAAATCCACGCTGATCAAAATCATTACCGGAGCGGTTCAAAATGATGGCGGCTCAGTCAAACTCGATGGCCAGCCGATTCTTGACAATTCTCCCCAACTAGCCAAATCGCTGGGCATTGCGGCGATTTACCAACAGCCTGCGCTGTTCCCTGAATTGACTGTCGCGGAAAACATCGCGCTGGGAGTTGAGCAGGTTTCGAGTTGGCATCCCATTAACTGGAAAGCGCGGCATGCGCGTGCGGCGGAATTGCTTGCCCAGGTTGGCGCGAAAATTTCGACGGATGTTTTGGCCCGGGAATTGACGATGCCGCAACAGCAACTGGTCGAAATCGCCCGTGCGCTTGGCGCAAATGCGCGCGTGTTGATTATGGACGAACCGACGGCTTCGTTGTCGGAAGAAGACACGCAAAACCTGTTTCGAGTGATTGGCGAATTGCGCGCGCGCGGCGTTGGGATCATTTACATTTCTCACCGGTTGGACGAATTGCCGATCATCGCCGACCGGGTCACGGTGTTGCGCGATGGCGTAACGATTGAAACCCGGCAAATGATGGATGTTGACCGGCAGGAATTGATTCGATTGATGGTCGGACGCGAGCTTTCAGCGGTGTTCCCGAAACGGGAGGTGCCGCTGGGAGAAACAGTGTTGGAAGTCAGCAATCTGATATGCCATGCGGCTGGCATCTGCGACATCAGCTTTTCCGTTCGAGCAGGAGAAATTCTGGGTTTGGCGGGATTGGTTGGCGCTGGACGCACGGAATTGGCGCGCACATTGTTTGGGTTGACTCCCGCGAATGGCGGCGAAATTCGATTGCGCGGCCAACGAGTGAGCATTAGTTCGCCGGATCAAGCCGCTGAACTCGGCATCGCTTATGTGCCCGAAGACCGTCGTCGGCACGGTGTGATTTTGGACATGCCGATCAGCGCCAACACCACACTGGCTTCGTTGAAACAACTTGCTCGATTGGGATTTCTGGATTTTGATGCCGAACAAGAAGTTGCCGCCGATTACGCCGTTCGGTTAGGAGTAAAAACGCCTGCACTGTTCGCAACGGCGGGGACACTTTCGGGCGGCAACCAGCAAAAAGTCGCTCTCAGCCGTTGGCTGGCGACAAAGCCGTCCCTGTTGATTCTGGATGAACCGACACAAGGAATTGACGTGGGCGCGAAATCGGAAATTCATTCGCTGATGTGCGATCTGGCGGAACAGGGGATGGCGATTTTGATGATCTCTTCGGAGCTTCCTGAAATTCTGGGCATGAGCGACCGCATCGCTGTGATGCACGCGGGGAAAATCGCCGCAACCTTTGATCGCGCCGAAGCCAATCAGCAGGCCATTTTGTCGGTGGCGCTCGGACATGGCTGA